From Glycine soja cultivar W05 chromosome 4, ASM419377v2, whole genome shotgun sequence, the proteins below share one genomic window:
- the LOC114410023 gene encoding uncharacterized protein LOC114410023 isoform X1 yields the protein MQLGFLQNGLDLSPGKSLDGSFRKSNSVISASTVSGTSGLSKFLPISRRVLKGLKEYGRKMVDLELFTQYIEEWVLENLNGDSADGMQSFRSPFTTDELCKLDLALEGVPFQQLIRMPFFTDVSDEVIEDQYLATEDFLHAIIIGLWRTFWHKSGPLPLCVSCPSHIGSRFSSVEKAISRGRLREMRGLALISKTATDSKFKWDHMVEFALFKSEVFLDNDSRLSASTICEALFYGFHVLVSRSLSKIISINSDSVFLLVLDSKCGAVMKFSGDLGKLDLLNSSDPYLSVAEWIKTYAEICVTPVEPIWNRLGNPNWGDIGTLQVLLATFYSIAQWNGPPRKSVASLISDHSLRLQKRRTECCIIETENALVPYHGTTDHQTGEIVELDQNELFSHNRASRLKLKCGDILALDDPQQGQKSFQIHESLVGGNYYLYSAVCLDHPSELLTLYVGAHPSRLEPSLEDMSLWYQVQRQTKVLNILRNQGILSKYLPEIVASGRILHSGPCKKESPGGRCDHPWCGTPILVTSPIGEPLSSMVANEGSFSADEATRLCRDCLAALRSAAMANVQHGDICPENIIRVVERQGVRNQAMYVPISWGRAVLEDRDSPAINLQFSSSHALQHGKLCPSSDAESIIYILYFICGGTMSLQDSIESALQWRERSWAKRSIQQHIGQVSALLKAFADYVASLCGTPYPVDYDIWLKRLNKAVEGSADKGKMIEEVPITLRLEDAAESSGASGP from the exons ATGCAATTAG GTTTTCTGCAAAATGGATTGGATTTATCTCCAGGAAAGAGTCTGGATGGAAGTTTCAGGAAGTCTAACTCTG TTATTTCTGCTAGTACTGTCTCTGGGACCTCAGGATTGAGCAAGTTTCTTCCTATTTCCAGAAGAGTATTAAAGGGGCTCAAGGAATATGGAAGGAAAATGGTTGACTTGGAGTTATTCACTCAATATATTGAGGAGTGGGTCTTGGAGAATCTAAATGGTGATTCAGCTGATGGGATGCAAAGTTTTCGTTCTCCCTTCACGACTGATGAATTGTGCAAACTTGATTTGGCATTGGAGGGGGTTCCATTTCAGCAACTCATCCGTATGCCATTCTTCACTGACGTTTCTGATGAGGTTATAGAAGATCAGTATCTAGCCACTGAAGATTTCCTTCATGCTATTATCATTGGACTTTGGCGTACGTTTTGGCATAAAAGTGGACCACTGCCATTATGTGTCTCGTGCCCCTCTCATATTGGTTCGAGGTTCAGTAGTGTTGAAAAGGCAATATCAAGGGGCAGGCTGAGGGAAATGCGTGGTTTAGCATTAATATCAAAAACTGCTActgattcaaaatttaaatgggATCATATGGTAGAGTTTGCCTTATTCAAGTCAGAAGTATTCTTGGACAATGATTCAAGACTATCAGCCAGCACTATTTGTGAAGCTCTCTTTTATGGTTTCCATGTTCTTGTTTCCCGGAGTTTGAGCAAGATTATTTCTATCAACAGTGATTCTGTTTTCCTTCTAGTTCTAGATTCTAAATGTGGAGCAGTGATGAAGTTCAGTGGTGACCTTGGGAAACTTGATTTATTGAATTCAAGCGATCCATATCTATCTGTGGCTGAATGGATCAAAACTTATGCTGAAATTTGTGTCACCCCAGTAGAACCGATATGGAACCGATTAGGAAATCCAAATTGGGGAGATATAGGAACCCTACAGGTTTTATTGGCAACTTTCTACTCCATTGCACAATGGAATGGACCTCCACGAAAATCAGTAGCCTCATTGATTTCAGATCATAGTCTCCGCCTTCAGAAGCGGAGGACAGAATGCTGCATCATTGAGACTGAAAATGCATTGGTACCTTATCATGGTACAACTGACCATCAAACAGGAGAGATTGTTGAGCTTGATCAAAACGAATTATTTTCCCATAACCGAGCATCACGTTTGAAGCTCAAGTGTGGTGACATATTGGCCTTGGATGATCCACAGCAGGGACAGAAAAGTTTCCAAATTCATGAATCTCTGGTAGGAGGGAACTATTACCTCTATAGTGCAGtttgtcttgatcatccatcagAGTTATTGACTTTATATGTGGGTGCCCATCCATCTAGACTAGAGCCTTCTTTGGAGGATATGAGCCTCTGGTACCAAGTGCAACGTCAAACAAAAgttctaaacattttgaggaATCAGGGAATCTTGAGCAAATACTTACCTGAAATTGTCGCCTCTGGTAGGATTTTACATTCTGGACCTTGCAAGAAAGAGAGCCCTGGGGGAAGGTGTGATCACCCTTGGTGTGGGACTCCAATACTGGTGACATCTCCAATAGGGGAGCCACTATCATCCATGGTTGCTAATGAGGGGTCATTTTCTGCAGATGAAGCAACACGCTTGTGCAGGGACTGTCTAGCTGCTCTAAGAAGTGCAGCCATGGCTAATGTCCAGCATGGTGATATTTGTCCAGAGAACATAATACGTGTTGTTGAAAGACAAGGTGTCAGAAACCAAGCTATGTATGTTCCCATATCTTGGGGCCGTGCTGTGTTGGAAGATAGGGACAGCCCTGCCATAAATTTGCAGTTCTCATCATCTCATGCTCTTCAGCATGGGAAGCTGTGTCCTTCTTCTGATGCTGAAAGCATTATCTACATTCTCTATTTTATTTGCGGAGGGACTATGTCTCTACAAGATTCTATTGAGTCTGCTTTGCAATGGAGAGAGAGAAGCTGGGCGAAGCGTTCAATCCAGCAACATATCGGTCAGGTTTCTGCTCTCTTGAAAGCATTTGCTGATTATGTGGCTAGCCTTTGTGGAACTCCATACCCTGTTGACTATGATATATGGTTGAAAAGGTTGAACAAGGCTGTGGAAGGTTCGGCGGATAAAGGTAAAATGATTGAAGAAGTACCTATAACATTAAGATTAGAGGATGCTGCTGAGTCTTCAGGAGCTTCTGGCCCTTGA
- the LOC114410023 gene encoding uncharacterized protein LOC114410023 isoform X2 — translation MVDLELFTQYIEEWVLENLNGDSADGMQSFRSPFTTDELCKLDLALEGVPFQQLIRMPFFTDVSDEVIEDQYLATEDFLHAIIIGLWRTFWHKSGPLPLCVSCPSHIGSRFSSVEKAISRGRLREMRGLALISKTATDSKFKWDHMVEFALFKSEVFLDNDSRLSASTICEALFYGFHVLVSRSLSKIISINSDSVFLLVLDSKCGAVMKFSGDLGKLDLLNSSDPYLSVAEWIKTYAEICVTPVEPIWNRLGNPNWGDIGTLQVLLATFYSIAQWNGPPRKSVASLISDHSLRLQKRRTECCIIETENALVPYHGTTDHQTGEIVELDQNELFSHNRASRLKLKCGDILALDDPQQGQKSFQIHESLVGGNYYLYSAVCLDHPSELLTLYVGAHPSRLEPSLEDMSLWYQVQRQTKVLNILRNQGILSKYLPEIVASGRILHSGPCKKESPGGRCDHPWCGTPILVTSPIGEPLSSMVANEGSFSADEATRLCRDCLAALRSAAMANVQHGDICPENIIRVVERQGVRNQAMYVPISWGRAVLEDRDSPAINLQFSSSHALQHGKLCPSSDAESIIYILYFICGGTMSLQDSIESALQWRERSWAKRSIQQHIGQVSALLKAFADYVASLCGTPYPVDYDIWLKRLNKAVEGSADKGKMIEEVPITLRLEDAAESSGASGP, via the coding sequence ATGGTTGACTTGGAGTTATTCACTCAATATATTGAGGAGTGGGTCTTGGAGAATCTAAATGGTGATTCAGCTGATGGGATGCAAAGTTTTCGTTCTCCCTTCACGACTGATGAATTGTGCAAACTTGATTTGGCATTGGAGGGGGTTCCATTTCAGCAACTCATCCGTATGCCATTCTTCACTGACGTTTCTGATGAGGTTATAGAAGATCAGTATCTAGCCACTGAAGATTTCCTTCATGCTATTATCATTGGACTTTGGCGTACGTTTTGGCATAAAAGTGGACCACTGCCATTATGTGTCTCGTGCCCCTCTCATATTGGTTCGAGGTTCAGTAGTGTTGAAAAGGCAATATCAAGGGGCAGGCTGAGGGAAATGCGTGGTTTAGCATTAATATCAAAAACTGCTActgattcaaaatttaaatgggATCATATGGTAGAGTTTGCCTTATTCAAGTCAGAAGTATTCTTGGACAATGATTCAAGACTATCAGCCAGCACTATTTGTGAAGCTCTCTTTTATGGTTTCCATGTTCTTGTTTCCCGGAGTTTGAGCAAGATTATTTCTATCAACAGTGATTCTGTTTTCCTTCTAGTTCTAGATTCTAAATGTGGAGCAGTGATGAAGTTCAGTGGTGACCTTGGGAAACTTGATTTATTGAATTCAAGCGATCCATATCTATCTGTGGCTGAATGGATCAAAACTTATGCTGAAATTTGTGTCACCCCAGTAGAACCGATATGGAACCGATTAGGAAATCCAAATTGGGGAGATATAGGAACCCTACAGGTTTTATTGGCAACTTTCTACTCCATTGCACAATGGAATGGACCTCCACGAAAATCAGTAGCCTCATTGATTTCAGATCATAGTCTCCGCCTTCAGAAGCGGAGGACAGAATGCTGCATCATTGAGACTGAAAATGCATTGGTACCTTATCATGGTACAACTGACCATCAAACAGGAGAGATTGTTGAGCTTGATCAAAACGAATTATTTTCCCATAACCGAGCATCACGTTTGAAGCTCAAGTGTGGTGACATATTGGCCTTGGATGATCCACAGCAGGGACAGAAAAGTTTCCAAATTCATGAATCTCTGGTAGGAGGGAACTATTACCTCTATAGTGCAGtttgtcttgatcatccatcagAGTTATTGACTTTATATGTGGGTGCCCATCCATCTAGACTAGAGCCTTCTTTGGAGGATATGAGCCTCTGGTACCAAGTGCAACGTCAAACAAAAgttctaaacattttgaggaATCAGGGAATCTTGAGCAAATACTTACCTGAAATTGTCGCCTCTGGTAGGATTTTACATTCTGGACCTTGCAAGAAAGAGAGCCCTGGGGGAAGGTGTGATCACCCTTGGTGTGGGACTCCAATACTGGTGACATCTCCAATAGGGGAGCCACTATCATCCATGGTTGCTAATGAGGGGTCATTTTCTGCAGATGAAGCAACACGCTTGTGCAGGGACTGTCTAGCTGCTCTAAGAAGTGCAGCCATGGCTAATGTCCAGCATGGTGATATTTGTCCAGAGAACATAATACGTGTTGTTGAAAGACAAGGTGTCAGAAACCAAGCTATGTATGTTCCCATATCTTGGGGCCGTGCTGTGTTGGAAGATAGGGACAGCCCTGCCATAAATTTGCAGTTCTCATCATCTCATGCTCTTCAGCATGGGAAGCTGTGTCCTTCTTCTGATGCTGAAAGCATTATCTACATTCTCTATTTTATTTGCGGAGGGACTATGTCTCTACAAGATTCTATTGAGTCTGCTTTGCAATGGAGAGAGAGAAGCTGGGCGAAGCGTTCAATCCAGCAACATATCGGTCAGGTTTCTGCTCTCTTGAAAGCATTTGCTGATTATGTGGCTAGCCTTTGTGGAACTCCATACCCTGTTGACTATGATATATGGTTGAAAAGGTTGAACAAGGCTGTGGAAGGTTCGGCGGATAAAGGTAAAATGATTGAAGAAGTACCTATAACATTAAGATTAGAGGATGCTGCTGAGTCTTCAGGAGCTTCTGGCCCTTGA